One part of the Fusobacterium pseudoperiodonticum genome encodes these proteins:
- the ybeY gene encoding rRNA maturation RNase YbeY — protein MELVLDFSCELDNEKYNEFIDKLYEDAYLENYIKKVLEIEEVEAERPLYLSVLLTDNKNIQVINREYRDKDAPTDVISFAYHETDDFNIGPYDTLGDIIISLERVEEQSSEYNHSFEREFYYVLTHGILHILGYDHIEEEDKKVMREREEAILSSFGYTRDK, from the coding sequence ATGGAATTAGTTTTAGATTTTAGTTGTGAACTAGATAATGAAAAATATAATGAGTTCATAGATAAGTTATATGAAGATGCTTATCTTGAAAACTATATAAAAAAGGTTTTAGAAATAGAAGAAGTTGAAGCTGAAAGACCTCTTTATCTTTCAGTTTTACTTACTGATAATAAAAATATACAAGTTATCAATCGTGAGTATAGAGATAAAGATGCTCCAACAGATGTAATATCTTTTGCATATCATGAAACAGATGACTTTAATATAGGACCTTATGATACTCTTGGAGATATTATTATTTCTTTAGAAAGAGTTGAAGAACAATCAAGTGAATATAATCATTCATTTGAAAGAGAGTTCTATTATGTTTTAACACATGGAATTTTACATATTTTAGGATATGACCATATTGAAGAAGAAGATAAGAAAGTTATGAGAGAAAGAGAAGAAGCAATATTGTCATCTTTTGGTTATACTAGAGATAAGTAA
- a CDS encoding transporter substrate-binding domain-containing protein — translation MKIWKKILKLATVGVAVFALAACGNKTEEKTEVQAPAQETAVAKARTVQEIKDSGVIRIGVFTDKAPFGYIDENGKNQGYDVYFTDRLAKDLGVKVEYISLDPASRVEYAETGKADIVAANFTVTPERAEKVDFSLPYMKVSLGVVSPDGAVIKSVEELKDKTLIVSKGTTAEYYFSKNHPEVKLQKYDSYADAYNALLDGRGDAFSTDNTEVLAWAKSNPGFTVGIESLGDVDTIAVAVQKGNTDLLNWINNEIKELGKENFFHEAYKATLEPIYGDSADPDSIVVEGGEVK, via the coding sequence ATGAAAATTTGGAAAAAGATTTTAAAATTAGCAACAGTGGGGGTGGCAGTATTTGCTTTAGCTGCTTGTGGAAATAAAACTGAAGAAAAAACTGAAGTACAAGCACCTGCTCAAGAAACTGCTGTAGCAAAGGCAAGAACAGTACAAGAAATCAAGGATAGTGGTGTTATTAGAATAGGAGTATTTACTGATAAAGCACCTTTTGGTTACATTGATGAAAATGGAAAAAATCAAGGTTATGATGTTTACTTCACAGATCGTTTAGCAAAAGATTTAGGAGTAAAAGTTGAATATATTTCTCTTGACCCTGCAAGTCGTGTTGAATATGCAGAAACTGGAAAAGCAGATATAGTTGCTGCTAACTTCACTGTTACACCTGAAAGAGCAGAAAAAGTTGATTTCAGTTTACCATATATGAAAGTTTCTTTAGGAGTTGTTTCACCAGATGGAGCTGTTATTAAATCTGTTGAAGAATTAAAAGACAAGACTTTAATTGTAAGTAAAGGAACTACTGCTGAATATTATTTCTCAAAGAATCACCCAGAAGTAAAACTTCAAAAATATGATTCTTATGCAGATGCTTACAATGCTTTACTTGATGGTAGAGGAGATGCTTTCTCAACTGATAACACTGAAGTTTTAGCTTGGGCTAAATCAAACCCAGGATTTACAGTTGGAATTGAGTCTTTAGGTGATGTTGATACTATAGCTGTTGCAGTTCAAAAAGGAAATACTGATTTATTAAATTGGATAAACAATGAAATTAAAGAATTAGGAAAAGAAAATTTCTTCCATGAAGCATATAAAGCTACTCTTGAACCTATCTATGGAGATAGTGCTGACCCTGATTCAATAGTTGTTGAAGGTGGAGAAGTTAAATAA
- a CDS encoding amino acid ABC transporter ATP-binding protein, whose translation MKQLDKVVLSAKDVVKNYGELEVLKGINLDIHQGEVVVIIGASGCGKSTFLRCLNGLEDIQAGDIVLDNEIKFSDTKNNMTKIRQKIGMVFQSYELFPHLTILDNILLAPLKVQKRNKKEVKEQALKLLERVNLLDKQNSYPRQLSGGQKQRVAIVRALCMNPEIMLFDEVTAALDPEMVREVLDVMLELAREGMTMVIVTHEMQFARAVADRVIFMDNGNIAEQGEAEEFFSNPKTERAQKFLNTFTFKK comes from the coding sequence ATGAAGCAATTAGATAAAGTTGTTCTCTCAGCAAAAGATGTAGTAAAAAATTATGGAGAACTGGAAGTTTTAAAAGGAATAAATTTAGATATCCATCAAGGAGAAGTCGTAGTAATAATTGGAGCTTCTGGTTGTGGAAAAAGTACATTTTTAAGATGTTTAAATGGACTGGAAGATATACAAGCTGGAGATATAGTTTTAGATAATGAAATTAAATTTTCAGATACAAAAAATAATATGACAAAAATTAGACAAAAAATTGGAATGGTTTTTCAAAGTTATGAACTATTTCCACATTTAACAATACTAGATAATATTTTGTTAGCACCATTAAAAGTACAAAAGAGAAATAAGAAAGAAGTTAAAGAACAGGCATTGAAATTACTTGAAAGAGTTAATTTACTGGATAAACAAAATTCTTATCCAAGACAATTATCAGGTGGTCAAAAACAAAGAGTCGCAATAGTTAGAGCCCTATGTATGAACCCTGAGATAATGTTATTTGACGAAGTTACTGCTGCACTAGATCCTGAAATGGTAAGGGAAGTTTTAGATGTTATGCTTGAACTTGCTAGAGAAGGAATGACTATGGTAATAGTAACACATGAAATGCAATTTGCAAGAGCTGTTGCAGATAGAGTTATATTTATGGATAATGGAAATATAGCAGAACAAGGAGAGGCAGAAGAATTTTTCTCCAATCCAAAAACAGAAAGAGCACAAAAATTTTTAAATACATTTACATTTAAAAAATAA
- a CDS encoding amino acid ABC transporter permease, whose product MLATVIDLLSKGTNLERLLYGLWITIKLSLISAILSVIFGILFGLFMVIKNPVTRIISQVYLQIIRIMPPLVLLFIAYFGVTRMYGLHISPEVSAIIVFTIWGTAEMGDLVRGAIESIPKIQIESATALALDKKQIYLYVIIPQIIRRLIPLSVNLITRMIKTTSLVVLIGIVEVLKVGQQIIDTNRFQYPNGAIWIYGVIFLLYFLSCWPLSMLAKFLEKRWSRI is encoded by the coding sequence ATGTTGGCTACAGTAATTGATTTATTATCAAAAGGAACAAATTTAGAAAGACTTCTTTATGGTTTATGGATAACAATAAAATTAAGTTTAATTTCCGCAATTTTATCAGTAATTTTTGGAATACTTTTTGGACTTTTTATGGTTATAAAAAATCCTGTAACAAGGATAATCTCTCAAGTTTACCTCCAAATAATCAGAATAATGCCTCCATTAGTATTATTATTTATAGCATATTTTGGAGTAACCAGAATGTATGGACTCCATATCTCTCCTGAAGTAAGTGCAATAATAGTATTTACTATATGGGGAACGGCTGAAATGGGAGACTTAGTCAGAGGAGCCATTGAGAGTATTCCAAAGATTCAAATAGAAAGTGCAACAGCACTAGCCTTAGATAAAAAACAAATTTATCTATATGTAATTATTCCTCAAATTATAAGAAGACTTATACCTTTATCAGTAAACTTGATAACAAGAATGATAAAAACTACAAGTTTAGTGGTATTGATAGGAATAGTTGAAGTTTTAAAAGTCGGGCAACAAATAATAGACACAAACAGATTTCAATATCCAAATGGAGCAATATGGATATATGGAGTAATCTTCTTACTATATTTCTTATCTTGTTGGCCACTATCAATGTTAGCAAAATTTTTAGAAAAGAGATGGAGTAGAATATGA
- a CDS encoding amino acid ABC transporter permease, with product MDWEFIAKYTPEFIHAGILTLKIGGIGIMLSIIVGILGSWILYENFKFFKQIIIGYVELSRNTPLLVQLFFLYYGLPKIGIKFSPELCGIIGLTFLGGSYMIETFRSALETIDKIQKESALSLGMTKWQTMRYVILPQSFVISLPGLTANIIFMLKETSVFSAISLMDMMFVTKDLIGLYYKTEESLFMLVVGYLIILLPLSLFGVWLERKLKYVGYSN from the coding sequence ATGGATTGGGAATTTATAGCAAAATATACACCTGAATTTATACATGCAGGAATACTCACATTAAAAATAGGTGGTATAGGAATAATGCTTTCAATTATTGTTGGAATTTTAGGAAGTTGGATTTTATATGAAAACTTTAAATTCTTTAAACAAATTATAATTGGATATGTAGAACTAAGTAGAAATACTCCACTTTTAGTTCAATTGTTCTTTCTGTATTATGGACTACCAAAAATTGGTATAAAATTTAGTCCAGAGCTTTGTGGAATAATTGGATTAACATTTTTAGGTGGAAGTTATATGATAGAAACTTTTCGTAGTGCCTTAGAAACAATAGATAAGATACAAAAAGAATCTGCTTTAAGTTTAGGAATGACAAAGTGGCAAACAATGAGATATGTTATCTTACCTCAATCATTTGTTATAAGTTTACCTGGTCTTACTGCAAACATAATATTTATGTTAAAAGAAACATCAGTTTTCAGTGCTATATCTTTAATGGATATGATGTTTGTTACAAAAGATTTAATAGGACTTTACTACAAAACAGAAGAATCTTTATTTATGCTTGTAGTAGGTTATTTAATAATATTGTTACCTCTATCATTATTTGGAGTATGGCTAGAAAGGAAGTTGAAATATGTTGGCTACAGTAATTGA
- a CDS encoding alpha/beta hydrolase family protein gives MENLHLKSFLEYKFLSNLDFNPEGKNLAFSLSESDYEKNSYKHYIYSLNTETKEVRKLTHFGKEKNSLWLNNDIILFTSDRDSDIEEKKKLGETWTVFYALDIKNGGEAYEYMRLPLDVSNIKIVDENNFILLADYDNNSYNLNDLKGEEREKAIKEIEENKDYEVLDEIPFWSNGHGFRNKKRDRLYHYDKLNNKITPISDEYTNVELVNVKDNKVIFAGRTFTDKQGLTSGLYVYDVKSQNLEVIVDKELYDISYANFIEDKIICALSDMKAYGVNENHKLYLIDSNKNITLLNDNDTWLSCTVGSDCRLGGGKSFKVIGNKLYFLATIAERVYLKSIDTNGKVEILSDKDGTIDFFDIANEEIYYVGMRNYTLQEIYKLENNESTKLTSFNEEINNKYKISKPEVFDFTTNGATTKGFVIYPVDYDKNKTYPAILDIHGGPKTVYGNVFYNEMQVWANMGYFVFFTNPHGSDGYGNEFADIRGKYGTIDYDDLMNFTDYVLEKYPIDKSRVGVTGGSYGGYMTNWIIGHTDRFRCAVSQRSISNWISKFGTTDIGYYFNADQNQATPWINHDKLWWHSPLKYADKAKTPTLFIHSEQDYRCWLAEGIQMFTALKYHGVEARLCMFRGENHELSRSGKPKHRLRRLTEITNWFEKYLK, from the coding sequence ATGGAAAATTTACATTTAAAAAGTTTTCTAGAGTACAAATTTTTATCCAACTTAGATTTTAATCCTGAAGGCAAAAATCTAGCTTTCAGTCTTAGTGAAAGTGATTATGAAAAGAATTCATATAAGCACTATATCTATAGTTTAAATACAGAGACAAAAGAAGTAAGAAAACTTACTCATTTTGGAAAGGAAAAAAATTCTCTTTGGCTAAATAATGATATTATTTTATTTACAAGTGATAGAGATAGCGATATAGAAGAAAAGAAAAAATTAGGAGAAACTTGGACAGTATTCTATGCACTTGATATAAAAAATGGTGGTGAAGCTTATGAATATATGAGATTGCCACTTGATGTTTCAAACATAAAAATAGTTGATGAAAACAATTTCATCCTACTTGCTGATTATGATAATAATTCATACAATCTAAATGATTTAAAAGGTGAGGAAAGAGAAAAGGCAATAAAAGAAATTGAAGAAAATAAAGACTACGAAGTTCTAGATGAAATACCTTTCTGGAGTAATGGACATGGTTTCAGAAATAAAAAAAGAGATAGATTATATCACTATGATAAGTTAAATAATAAAATAACTCCTATCTCTGATGAGTATACAAATGTTGAACTTGTTAATGTTAAAGATAATAAGGTTATTTTTGCAGGTAGAACTTTTACTGATAAACAAGGATTGACATCTGGGCTTTATGTTTATGATGTGAAATCTCAAAATTTAGAAGTAATTGTAGATAAAGAGCTTTATGATATCAGCTATGCAAACTTTATAGAAGATAAAATTATCTGTGCCTTAAGTGATATGAAGGCATATGGAGTAAATGAAAATCATAAACTATATTTAATAGATAGCAATAAAAATATTACACTTTTAAATGATAATGATACTTGGCTTTCTTGCACTGTTGGAAGTGATTGTAGATTAGGTGGAGGAAAATCATTTAAAGTTATAGGGAACAAATTATATTTCCTAGCAACAATAGCTGAAAGAGTGTATTTAAAATCTATAGATACAAATGGAAAAGTAGAAATTTTATCAGATAAAGATGGAACTATAGATTTCTTTGATATAGCTAATGAAGAAATATATTATGTTGGAATGAGAAACTATACTTTACAAGAAATTTATAAATTAGAAAATAATGAATCTACAAAATTAACTTCTTTCAATGAAGAAATTAATAATAAATATAAGATATCTAAACCAGAAGTTTTTGATTTTACTACAAATGGAGCTACAACAAAAGGTTTTGTAATCTACCCTGTAGACTATGATAAAAATAAAACTTATCCTGCAATTTTGGATATACATGGTGGACCTAAAACAGTTTATGGAAATGTTTTCTATAATGAAATGCAAGTTTGGGCTAATATGGGATACTTCGTCTTCTTCACTAATCCACATGGAAGTGATGGATATGGAAATGAATTCGCAGATATAAGAGGGAAATATGGAACTATTGACTATGATGATTTAATGAACTTCACTGACTATGTTCTAGAAAAATATCCTATTGATAAGTCAAGAGTTGGAGTAACAGGTGGATCATATGGTGGATATATGACTAACTGGATAATTGGACATACAGATAGATTCCGTTGTGCAGTTTCTCAAAGAAGTATATCTAACTGGATTTCAAAATTTGGGACAACAGACATTGGATACTATTTTAATGCTGACCAAAATCAAGCTACACCTTGGATAAATCATGATAAGTTATGGTGGCATTCTCCACTTAAATATGCAGATAAGGCTAAAACACCAACTTTATTTATACATTCTGAACAAGACTATAGATGTTGGTTGGCAGAAGGTATACAAATGTTTACAGCTTTAAAATACCATGGAGTAGAAGCTAGACTTTGTATGTTTAGAGGAGAAAATCATGAATTATCAAGAAGTGGAAAACCTAAACACAGATTGAGAAGATTAACAGAAATTACAAATTGGTTTGAAAAATACTTAAAGTAA
- a CDS encoding DUF2207 domain-containing protein, which yields MKKNILRIFLFFLISIVSFAASFRIEKLDIEANLQKDGSMVVSEAVTYDIDEINGVYFDIDAKGFGELQYIQVFEDDQNTGGFKEVDSSNYEVSVSDELYRIKLYSKNHNNRRTFKFVYKLPEAITVYDDVAQFNRKMVGKEWQQGINYITAKVIIPVSASYDNSNILVFGHGPLTGEVDKEGNTVVYRLNNYYPGDFLEAHILMEPEIFSEYNKSKIVHKDMKQKLLDMEAKFADEANAERDKAIRQQEMINKVFEKPGLIFGVLSSIWGALMYYIHVIFKRKNKVKNSVGKYLRELPDNSSPALVGGFMTNSINDNEILATIVDLVRRKVLTLENSDKNSIIILTGSTENLSAQEKAIVDIYINDFGDGKSLDLKSFGFFQKVPMSVARKFEKWRAMVQSEMNRKNLTYQGLGCLGVIFFAFFPMIFTFAGLVIGMITGNKMFLLIVVMGIILFVSGAKARYPRKELAEAKDKWQAFKNFLSDYSQLEEAKITSVHLWEQYFVYAVALGVSDKVVKAYKKALDMGIINDVQGVNSLAYSPIFNPMFSRSFSNLNGMVSRTNSGASSAIASSRRSSSSGGGGGFSSRSSGGGGSRGGGGGF from the coding sequence ATGAAAAAGAATATATTAAGAATTTTTCTATTTTTTCTTATCTCTATTGTGAGTTTTGCAGCAAGTTTTAGAATTGAAAAACTAGATATAGAAGCTAATTTACAAAAAGACGGTTCTATGGTAGTAAGTGAAGCTGTAACTTATGATATTGATGAAATAAATGGAGTGTATTTTGATATAGATGCCAAGGGCTTTGGTGAACTACAATATATACAAGTTTTTGAAGACGATCAAAACACAGGTGGTTTTAAAGAAGTAGATAGTTCTAATTATGAAGTCTCAGTAAGTGATGAACTATATAGAATAAAACTATATTCTAAAAATCATAATAATAGAAGAACATTCAAGTTTGTATACAAATTACCAGAAGCTATAACAGTCTATGATGATGTAGCTCAATTCAATAGAAAAATGGTTGGGAAAGAATGGCAACAAGGAATAAACTATATCACAGCTAAGGTGATAATTCCAGTGTCAGCAAGCTATGATAATTCAAATATTTTAGTATTTGGACATGGACCACTTACAGGTGAAGTGGATAAGGAAGGAAATACAGTAGTCTATAGATTAAATAATTATTATCCAGGAGATTTTTTAGAAGCACATATTTTAATGGAACCTGAAATATTTTCTGAATATAATAAATCAAAGATAGTTCATAAAGATATGAAACAAAAACTTTTAGATATGGAAGCTAAATTTGCTGATGAAGCTAATGCAGAAAGAGATAAAGCTATCAGACAACAAGAAATGATTAATAAAGTATTTGAAAAACCAGGTTTAATATTTGGTGTATTAAGCTCAATATGGGGAGCATTGATGTACTATATTCATGTAATTTTCAAAAGAAAGAATAAGGTAAAAAATAGTGTTGGAAAATACTTAAGAGAATTACCTGATAATTCTTCACCAGCTCTTGTTGGAGGCTTCATGACAAATAGTATCAATGATAATGAGATACTTGCAACTATTGTAGATTTAGTTAGAAGAAAAGTTTTAACTCTTGAAAATTCAGATAAAAACTCTATAATAATATTGACAGGAAGTACAGAAAATTTATCTGCTCAAGAAAAAGCTATAGTAGATATCTATATAAATGATTTTGGAGATGGAAAATCATTAGATTTAAAGAGTTTTGGATTCTTTCAAAAAGTACCTATGTCAGTTGCTAGAAAATTTGAAAAATGGAGAGCAATGGTACAGTCTGAAATGAACAGAAAAAATCTAACTTATCAGGGCTTAGGATGCTTAGGAGTAATTTTCTTTGCTTTCTTTCCAATGATTTTTACTTTTGCAGGACTTGTTATAGGAATGATTACAGGAAATAAAATGTTCTTATTAATAGTAGTTATGGGTATTATTTTATTTGTTTCTGGAGCTAAAGCAAGATATCCTAGAAAAGAATTGGCTGAAGCCAAAGATAAATGGCAAGCATTTAAAAATTTTCTATCAGATTATTCACAATTAGAAGAAGCAAAGATAACATCAGTTCATCTATGGGAACAATATTTTGTCTATGCTGTAGCTTTAGGTGTATCTGACAAGGTTGTAAAAGCATATAAGAAAGCATTGGATATGGGAATTATAAATGATGTTCAAGGAGTGAATAGTCTTGCATATTCACCTATATTTAATCCTATGTTTAGTCGTTCATTTAGCAATTTAAATGGTATGGTTAGTAGAACAAATTCAGGAGCAAGTTCTGCTATTGCTTCAAGTAGAAGATCTAGTTCATCAGGTGGCGGAGGAGGATTTAGTTCTCGTTCATCAGGTGGCGGAGGTTCTCGTGGAGGAGGAGGAGGTTTCTAA
- a CDS encoding LemA family protein, whose product MIVLGIVLAVVVVLALLAISYKNKFVVLDNRVKNAWSQIDVQMQNRFSLVPNLVETVKGYAKHEKETFEGIANAKAKYMSANTAAEKMEANNQLSGFLGRLFAISEAYPELKANTGFENLQGQLVEVENKIRFARQFYNDTVTEYNQAIQMFPGSLFAGFFNYHNAELFKANDMAREEVQVKF is encoded by the coding sequence ATGATAGTATTAGGAATAGTATTGGCAGTAGTTGTAGTCTTAGCTTTATTAGCTATAAGCTATAAAAACAAGTTTGTCGTTTTGGATAATAGAGTGAAAAATGCTTGGAGTCAAATTGATGTACAAATGCAAAATAGATTCAGTCTTGTTCCAAATTTAGTTGAAACAGTTAAAGGTTATGCTAAACATGAAAAGGAAACTTTTGAAGGAATAGCAAATGCAAAGGCAAAGTATATGTCAGCAAATACAGCAGCTGAAAAAATGGAAGCAAATAACCAATTAAGTGGATTTTTAGGAAGACTTTTTGCTATATCAGAAGCATATCCTGAATTAAAAGCAAATACAGGTTTTGAAAATTTACAAGGTCAACTTGTGGAAGTTGAAAACAAAATTAGATTTGCTAGACAATTTTATAATGATACAGTAACTGAGTATAACCAAGCTATACAAATGTTCCCTGGAAGTTTATTTGCAGGATTTTTTAACTATCATAATGCAGAATTATTTAAAGCAAATGACATGGCAAGAGAAGAAGTACAAGTTAAATTCTAG
- a CDS encoding OmpA family protein yields the protein MKKVYLAAAVLALIFGFSYCYKKDKTEKTATEKEAVVNEVKNEEMIVPGYALGEIPAISIPKIPNLSVSENPDAKITLDMAKKISSVPGITISPVKVEDGNIVGGSYSMQIGKNGDGQYSDKNKSVQTDGNGAGQYEDDKITIQRDEDGAGQYINKVTGVTLQVDKDGTGQYIDEKNDLSIQVNKDGTGLYTDKKNNVTIYVNENDVRYVSTNIEMVNNGDGSGTYTNKSKNLVIENNGKGKAKITFNGQTTEVDAKPLEKPGKLAKLEMVPPVPSIEANSLLINLDSEVLFDVNKYDVRVHPEAEEVLKNLAIVLKEMDVKNFEIDGHTDSDASDEYNQVLSEKRANSVKNFLVSQGVTAEITTKGYGESKPVASNDTAEGKQKNRRVEIIIPTI from the coding sequence ATGAAAAAAGTATATTTAGCGGCAGCAGTATTGGCATTAATTTTTGGTTTTTCTTATTGTTACAAAAAGGATAAAACAGAAAAAACTGCAACAGAAAAAGAAGCAGTAGTAAATGAAGTAAAAAATGAAGAAATGATAGTTCCAGGTTATGCTTTGGGTGAAATTCCAGCTATTTCAATTCCTAAAATACCAAATCTTTCTGTATCAGAAAATCCTGATGCAAAGATTACTTTAGATATGGCTAAAAAGATATCATCTGTTCCTGGTATTACAATTAGTCCTGTAAAAGTTGAAGATGGCAACATAGTTGGTGGATCTTATTCTATGCAAATTGGTAAGAATGGAGATGGACAATATAGTGATAAAAATAAATCTGTTCAAACTGATGGGAATGGAGCAGGTCAATATGAAGATGACAAAATAACTATTCAAAGAGATGAAGATGGAGCAGGACAATATATTAATAAAGTTACAGGAGTTACTCTTCAAGTCGATAAAGATGGAACAGGTCAATATATAGATGAGAAAAATGACCTTTCTATACAAGTTAATAAAGATGGAACAGGTTTATATACAGATAAAAAGAATAATGTTACAATTTATGTAAATGAAAATGATGTAAGATATGTTAGTACTAATATTGAAATGGTAAATAATGGTGATGGTAGTGGTACTTATACTAATAAATCAAAAAATCTTGTAATTGAAAACAACGGAAAAGGAAAAGCTAAAATAACATTTAATGGTCAAACTACTGAAGTGGATGCAAAACCTTTAGAAAAACCAGGTAAATTGGCAAAATTAGAAATGGTTCCACCAGTTCCTAGTATAGAAGCTAATAGTCTTTTAATAAATTTAGACTCTGAAGTTCTTTTTGATGTAAATAAGTATGATGTACGTGTACATCCTGAAGCGGAAGAAGTTCTTAAGAATCTTGCTATAGTATTAAAAGAAATGGATGTAAAGAATTTTGAAATAGATGGTCATACAGATTCTGATGCTAGTGATGAGTACAATCAAGTTTTATCAGAAAAACGTGCTAATTCTGTTAAAAATTTCTTAGTTTCACAAGGAGTTACTGCTGAAATTACAACAAAAGGTTATGGAGAAAGCAAACCAGTTGCATCAAATGATACAGCAGAAGGAAAACAAAAAAATCGTCGTGTTGAAATTATAATACCAACAATTTAA
- a CDS encoding KdsC family phosphatase, giving the protein MKDIKILVLDVDGTLTDGKIYVDDKDNSFKAFNVKDGFALVNWLKLGGEVAILTGKKSNIVERRAKELGIKYVIQGSKNKTQDLKKLLDELDITFENTAYMGDDLNDIGVMKKVGLTACPKDSVVEVLEICDFISTKNGGDAAVREFLEFIMKQNGMWQEVLNKYSNE; this is encoded by the coding sequence ATGAAGGATATAAAAATTTTAGTTTTAGATGTTGATGGAACTTTAACTGATGGAAAGATTTATGTAGATGATAAAGATAACTCTTTTAAAGCTTTTAATGTAAAGGACGGTTTTGCTCTTGTGAATTGGCTGAAACTTGGTGGAGAAGTTGCTATACTAACAGGAAAAAAATCTAACATAGTTGAAAGAAGAGCAAAAGAGTTAGGAATAAAATATGTTATACAAGGTTCAAAAAATAAAACTCAAGACTTGAAAAAATTACTGGATGAATTAGACATAACTTTTGAGAACACAGCCTATATGGGAGATGATTTAAATGATATTGGAGTTATGAAAAAAGTTGGGCTAACTGCTTGTCCTAAAGATTCTGTTGTAGAAGTTTTAGAAATCTGTGATTTTATTTCCACTAAAAATGGAGGAGATGCTGCTGTAAGAGAATTTTTAGAGTTTATTATGAAACAAAATGGTATGTGGCAAGAAGTTTTAAATAAATATTCAAATGAATAA
- the ruvC gene encoding crossover junction endodeoxyribonuclease RuvC, giving the protein MRVIGIDPGTAIVGYGIIDYNKNKYSIVDYGVILTSKDLSNEERLEIVYNELDKILKKYKPEFMAIEDLFYFKNNKTVISVAQARGVILLAGKQNNIPMSNYTPLQVKIGITGYGKAEKKQVQLMVQKFLGLSEIPKPDDAADALAICITHINSLSSNISFTGTSNLKKITLSSDTNKISLEEYKKLLKK; this is encoded by the coding sequence ATGCGTGTTATAGGAATAGACCCTGGAACTGCAATAGTTGGATATGGAATTATAGATTATAATAAAAATAAATATTCAATAGTTGACTACGGGGTAATATTAACTTCAAAAGATTTAAGCAATGAAGAAAGATTAGAAATTGTATACAATGAATTAGATAAAATTTTAAAGAAATATAAGCCTGAGTTTATGGCAATAGAAGATTTATTTTATTTTAAAAATAATAAAACTGTAATTTCTGTTGCTCAAGCTAGAGGAGTTATTTTACTTGCAGGTAAACAAAATAATATACCTATGTCAAATTATACTCCACTACAAGTAAAAATTGGTATTACAGGCTATGGAAAGGCAGAGAAAAAGCAAGTTCAACTTATGGTACAGAAATTTTTAGGCCTTTCTGAAATACCTAAACCTGATGATGCTGCCGATGCTTTAGCCATATGTATTACTCATATAAATTCTTTAAGCTCTAATATAAGCTTTACAGGAACAAGTAATTTAAAAAAAATAACTCTTTCTTCTGATACAAATAAAATATCTCTTGAAGAATATAAAAAATTATTAAAAAAATAA